The Primulina tabacum isolate GXHZ01 chromosome 1, ASM2559414v2, whole genome shotgun sequence genome contains the following window.
TAATATATTTTGAGATATACATCGTTTGTTGGGGAAGCTCAGCCCTATTCTGTATTGTGGACGGTGGGGTATCGAGAGCTACAAGTGTCCAAAGGGACCCGCGGGGTCTGATGACCTGGACATTGTAAATCCACGTCTTGATGATGAGTCTGGAAGAAAAAACATGCCTAGGGTAGATCAGAGACTACACACTCAGGCGCCTCTAGACTGAGCATGAGATTCTTGGCTTGATCCTTGATATCCGAGCATATTGCATTTTACATGCATCATATCAGTTTGTATATTCGTAAATTCTTGTATTGGGAGATTATCTCTCAGTCCTTGTTTTTCATCTTGGACACCCCATTCCACAGGGCAGGTCTTAGGTTGAACGGTTTAGACGGCCAGGGCAGTGGCTAGAGCAGTTGGGTTTTCGGTGGTTATCCAGTGGAGGTTTTACTTAGTTTATTGTATTCTCGTGCAATATTATGTTTTCGATATGGTTGTATAAATGTTTATGACATAGATTATTGTTCTATTTTCGTTTGAGTTGTAAGATGATTAAGTTATTTAGTTTCCGATGTTTAATTGTTGttattaagttttaattttgCATGCTTATTAGTCTGTTTAGTAGTGGCTCGGGTAAAGGTGCTACAACCAAATTGTTAGAGATCATACATACAGATATATGTTTTCCAGACATGGacacactacaagaaattttttaatcaacaacacacatacgacaacggttttaactaaatAACTTAATcattttagttaaaaccgttgtcgtagagcgTTTTTTAAGTTAACTAAAGTTTTTTAACAACaattttagttaaaaccgttgtcgtagagcgCTTTTTTAagaaaagacaacggttttataaaaccattgtcttttgaaggaaaaagacaACGGTTCTGTGAactgttgtctattagcgtgttttttggaaAATCGACAACGGTTTGTGTAGGCTGTTGCCataaatagcgacggtttcgtAAAAACCGTCGTCAAATTTGGCGACGGTATaatcaaaaccgtcgctatttcaaaattgcgacggttttactTACAACCGTCgttatatttagcgacggtttaactaaaccgtcgctacatttagcgacgggTAAAGGCAAACCGTCGCATGTTTTCACTTCGCGACGGTTTTACTAAACCTGTCGCTAATATTAGTGACGGTTAAAGCtttaccgtcgctaaatatagcgatgGTCATAAGataaaccgtcgcaaaatttaaattttgaaaataccgtcataattagcgacagttttgtcattagcgacggtttaaccaATAACCGTCGCacaattttctataaatactgCCAATTTCAATCCATTTACTTACACCCAcctcacaacacttaaaatttttctctattacacaattttaccacttcacaacacttaaaattttcatatcttacacgattttagtttcgatttactgtaaatttttttcctttactttttggtaaatttttaagtgttagttaagatcaagAATTATGTTATCATAGTAATATTGTAactttttttagatttattaaattattaaaagtaatttttttttattttaccgaaaatattagcgacgaaaATCATGATACAACCGTCGCTAAGGTAGCGACAGAATGCATGAacaaactgtcgctaattttagcgacggtttcttaAGTCCGTCGCTACATTTGTAGGTGACGGTTTTTTAATCCGTCgctaaatagcgacggttttacataAATCCGTCACTAATTTTTGTAGGCGACGGTTTCtcataaaccgtcgcaaattgtagtTACAACAACcgaaaaaaaccgttgtctttgagctcACCCTTTAACAACAGgggctttaacaacagttttaaaagacCTACGATAACGGTTTTTCACCATTGTCGTAGGcctttttcttgtagtgacatGCAAATTCCATAATTTTTCATCAATTTCATTTATGATTCTAGacgatacatgtatatctactTACTTCATAACAGCACGAAGCGTTCGATGCCTTTAAATTTTTTAAGGCTGAAGTAGAAAAACAATGTGATAAACAAACTAAGATCGTGAGGTCTAATAGAGGTGATGAATATTATGGTAGACACACTTAAAATGGACAAGCTCTTGAGCCATTTGCgaattttcttcaagaaaatgagattgttgcccaatataaCATGCCTGGTTCTCCAGAACAAAATGATATGGCtgaaagaagaaaacaaaatttaatGGACATTATTAAGAGTATGAGGAATAACTTCAAACTTCCCGAGACCTTGTGACTTGAAGCTCTTAAAAAAGCAGTGTATATTTTAAACTGAGTTTCAACCAAAGTTGTTTCAAAGGCGCCATTTGAATTATGGAAAGGTAGGaaaccgagtttgcaacatatacaAATTTGGAGATGCAGTCTGAAGTAGCAATTTATAACCCACAAGAGAAAAAACTAGACCCAAGAACGATAAGTGGATATTCATTGGGTATGCAAAAAAATCCAAGAGGTACAGATTCTATTGTCAATATCATAACACTAAAATTTTTGAATCAATAAATGCGAAATTTATTGAGAAAGACTTGATTAGTGAGAGTGATAATCTATAAGATGCAATTCTTGAAGAATATCACATTAATGATCAAATCTCTAATTCAAGTGATCCATTGGTCGTCTTTCCCACCCCTCAAACCTCAACAGGTGATAGACAACCAATTGATCAAGATCCACAATATGCTAATGAAAATCTAGTCGATCAAACTTTTAACTGGGAACAAATGTTTACCAAACAATTGTTCAAGAATCTTTGCAATATAAAAACTTAAGAAGATCTGCTAGAATAAGAAAATCAGCGATACCTAGAAGTCGGAAATGACCCTGAAACATTTTCGCAATCCATAAGTTCTAGTGGATcgaaattatggtatcatgtAATGAAGGAATAAATTAATTCGACGTCACCAAATCTAGTctgggatcttgttcagttgcctaaTTTTGCGAAGACCATTGGATGTAAGTGGGtattaaaaacaaaaagaatCATTGGAGAACATCGAAAGATATAAAGTAAGACTCGTTGTTAAGAGATTCATTGAAAGGGAAGGAATCAACTATAAGGAGACATTTTCTCCTGTTTTTAAGAAAGTTTCTCTTTTAATAATTATGGCATTAGTTTCACATTTTGACCTTGAGTTATAACAAACGAAGATGAAAATGTCATTTATCAATGGTTATCTAGAGAAagaggtttatatgaaacaTCAGAAGGATTTTCCTCTAGTGATTGTAAGCAATTGGTAGAAGCACAAGAAATCTATATATGAATTGAAACAAACCTCCCATAAGTGGTATctaaaatttcatgatgttagATTTCATTCGATTTTGCAGATAATATTATGGATTAATGTAGATACCAGAAGGTCGATGAGAGTAATATTTGTTTCCTTATCTTATATGTGGATGTCTTATTGCTTGAAACCAATGATTTCtatatgaggtgaaacaattcTTATCtaaaaatttgatatgaaggatataTGTGATGCATTTTATGTCATTGACATTAAGTTATACAAAGATAGATCTCGAGGGATCTTAAGAATGTCTAAAGAGACCTATATTAACAAAGTTTAGATAGATTGTGGATGAAGGATGTTAACAAAGTGTGGCTCCTTTTGTGAAGGACGACAGATTTAATTTGGATCAATGTCCAAAGAATGACTTTGAAAAGTAATAAATGAAGAACATTCTTTATGCTTATGTTGTTGGAAGCTTGATGTATGCTTAGGTTTGCATTAGACCTAACATTGCATATATAATTGGAATGTCAGGGATATATGAGAGTAATTAATGTATAGACCACTGGAAGCGGCAAATAAAGTGATGAGATACCTTCAAAAGACCAAAGACTACATACTTATGTTCagacgaactgagaatttggaagtGATTGGCTACTATGATTCAAACTACACTAACTGCATTGATTCAAGAAAATCCACTCCAGATTATATTTTCTTGCTAGCTATtggagctgtatcttggagaagCGCAAAACTTCCACTATGGAGTTTGAGTTCGTATCTTATTTTGAGGCTACCTCACATGGTGTTTGGATGAGAATATTCATTTTGGGGCTTAGAATCATCGTCGATGATTCAAAGCAAACACATCGACGTTAAGATTTAGCCATAAGAGAACAAGTTAAATATAAGACAGTGATTATCAAACACATTAATATTAAATTGATGATTGTTGATCCTTTGACTAAATGCATGTCACCACATACATTTAAGGATCATATTTAAAGTATGAGACTTGGTTTCTCTATGTAATTTTTGTTATAAGAACAAATTCAGTTTTCTAATGAAACTTTGTatgatattttatcatatttttattcaagtaCACATTTATTGATTTGAGAAATGTCAATAAAATTGGATCTGGATAAACATAATGATTATTCTTTAAGTTATTTCAGTTCGAGAAGCATGATACATTGTCatacatggaagataatacTCGCGTTTACGGGGACTTATAACCATAATTCATGTATTTTTTTGCTCATTTAGTAATGATAAGATGCATATGAGACAAGTGAGAGAAAATTGGAAGGGttattaataatatcaaatatcatCATATTAAGTGATTCATGTGATGataattaaaagatttaattatGCACAAACTTTATATTATCTACTTGTCAAagatttgtaaatattttatatgaGCAAAATTATATCTTTATAATTTTATCATGATAAGGTATCatattttgaaattcaaaatatCTCATCATGATAAGACACAATTTGAATTTAAACTTACTCAATGAtacaatttttatataaatagtGACATTTGAGGTCCCTAATTATGCAAACCAAAAGTTACAGAACACCAATAATTGTGAGGTTTGGAATTCTTAGAAAAATTTCAAACAACTTGAAGAAATTAAAAGAAGTGTTCAAAACGTTCTTCATATTCAATGACTGAAAATAATGTTCATCTATTTTTCCTTATTAAATgtcattttattaaatttaaacatGAAAAAATTTAGTGGACGCCTGGCTATCAATGATGACGTCCGAAGACTTCAGCTGGGGGAGGGTTAAATGGAGAGGGGCGCGTTTAAAGATTTTTCACGTGATGTCTAGAGATGTCATTGGGGTGGGTATGTCTAGATCCAAGACCTGCCCCATGAAATTTTTTTGACCCATTACCCGTCCTATCTCGGTTAAATATTCTTCAGACCCGCCCCACCTCGAATACAAAACGAGACCGGTCAgacccgaatttttttaaatgaaaacattaattttcttcttacatgattgaaatataaaacaaacaagctaaatataatataatagaaAACTAATTCATGTCTTCGACCAAATTTAATAATGACAAACAAAATATCTTCACGACATaatgaattacataaaaaagAGTTATTAgctcttcaaaaaaaatattgacaTCCCAAAATAGAAACCCTAGTATATTTATATGCACATATATGGGACGAGGATGAGGCGGGTATTATAGGACTCACGACCCGCCTCATATCCGGAAGGGTCTGAAAATTGGACCCGAGACTCGTCCTATGACCCATTTGGTATGCCCAGACCCGCCCCATCTATTACGGGTCTGGGTAAAATCCGGATCCATTGACATCCCTAGTGGTGCCAAGACCTGCCCCATCTATTAGAATGTAACCTTTTCATTTGGTAATTATTAAGCAAGAATGAGTTTCTAATAAACCAATAGGCTGCGCTCGTACCTTATAACTTATTGATGATAAAATTGGCACATATAAGCTTGAGTTCTACTAAggtttctatttatttttatttatcaagcatgttttttttttgaccCGGATCACCTACAGTGGTACCACCACTAAAGGTGATGTTGTGccgtggtattttttttaatttttttctacttCTTTTccctctctttttttcttttgttttccctCAATTTTCCTCATTTTTCCCTATTCCACAAACATTATTCACACAGTTTTGTtttcttctcggctatttaatctcgtcttcttttgtctattttcttctttttctcatttttttctctctcactcaattttattttattttatatttttaaaagaaatactATAACATACAAGGTTCGATTTTCTTGTTTCTTTAAATGTCTAATTCTTTTTCTAATTGTTTGACTAtcgaattttttatttgattttgttgGTTTGTATTTTTATGGTGTTATTGATCTGAAACTCTTATTAATTGTGTGTATTGTTTGCGGTTACCGATGCTACCTTTAAATATCATCGTTGTAGGAGATTCGTGTGTGATATATATgatttgtatatatatgtatgtatatatatgtatgcatGTATAACCATGTAAGATTAGGTTTTAGCTCGTGATATTCAATAATTCTAGGTAAGGATGATAAATTTTTCTTGGCTTTCTTGCTTGTGGCTTTGTTTtaacattattttaatttttttaaaaaaatatatggttCTGATCTGTATTAAATTAGTAGATTATATATGtatcaaatatttaatcaataactataaaaaaaatattgaagaatGTATCgtgattttaaattatgaatttttctATCATTTTTGTATAGTTCAGAAAATTGGTCGTGATGTATTTTTAATAGTTagtaaaatattagaaaaataattattgttataATCTAATCtaaaattactttttttttagtaagaatattatatttacCACTAATAAGGATAtcatttgaatatgaattttgtACGAATTTTACATCTAGTAGGGTGAATATGGAGCAATACAAAATACTTCATGCAAATCAACAAGACAATTAGGCTATTTCATCATTCTCTTGTACATGACACAACTCGCCTGGTATAGAATTTTGATTGACACTGATTATAATTGACGTACTTGACTTATTGTGTTTTGACTTATTGCTCTTGAATATTAGTtgagaaaaatattgttttattattaatttgttgCATTTAATATGTAACAGAGAAATTTATTGCATTTTTTGTCACCGTCGTTGAAAACTAAGACTGAAACAAGCCAAAAACTTTATTGATACTTTCATATTCTTGATGGATTCTAGTTCAAATATCGAATTCAAGCCTAAGATTGGTATGGAATTTGATAGTCTAGACGAGTCTTGGATGTTTTGGGTTGAATATGGTGGGAAATCTGGATTTGGAGTTAAGAAGCATTATTTTAACAAGAACAAGAACACCGGATTTATAACTTCGTATAAATATGTTTGTTGCAAGGAGGGTGTTCGTAAAAAAGATTCATCGACACTATATTCTTGGCTTGAGACTCGAACAAATTGTAAAGTAAGAATGAGCATCACATTTGTGGATAGTAAATATAAAGTTAATGAGTTTATCGAAGAGCATAATCACCCACTCCATGTTCAAGAAACAGTTCATATGTTGTCTTCCCAACGTAAAATTACAGAAGTTCAAGCCTATGAGATTGATTTGGCAGAGGATGTTGGCTtaagcaaaaatcaaattttcagtTGATGAGTAAGCATGCAGGGGGAATAGATGGTCTTGGTTATACAATGTTGGATGCTAAAAATTATATTCGATCCAAAAGACAAAGAAGTATGATATATGGGGAAGCTGGTTGTCTGATGCGATATTTATCTAAAAATCCATCATTTTACCATGctaatcagatggatgtggAAGAACAGATAACTAATGTTTTTTGAGTTGATGCGAGAATGCTAATCGACTATGAGTATTTTGGTGATGTTGTGTCACTAGATACCACGTATTGTACGAACCGTGCATACCAATCACTTGCTATCTTCTCAGGTTTCAATCATCATAGAGGAGCGGTGATTTTTGGTGCAACACTTTTGTATGATGAGACTGCATCATCATTTAAATGGTTGTTCGAAACTTTTTTAGAGGCAcacaagcaaaaaaaaaaaacttctcATTATCTTCACTGATCAGGATCAAGGTATGGCAAAGGCCTTACTGGAGGTGATGCCTGAGGTATTTCATGGATTGTGCACATGGCGTTTGATGCAAAATGGCATCAAACACTTTGGAAACTTAATGAAAGACGGTTCTCATTTCTTAACTGATTTTAAGAGATGCATGTATGGCATTGATGATGAGACCCGATTCGAGGAGGCTTGGAGTACTCTACTAGAACAATataattttgaagaaaacacaTGGCTGCAATCCACTTACAATATGAAGGAGAAATAGGCAGCTTGTTACATGAACAAGGCTTTCACACTTGGTATGAGGAGCACACAACTCAGTGAAAGtgtcaattctgatatcaaaagTTGTATGAAACCCGACTTAGATATAATGCAATTTTTTAAGCACTTCGAACGAGTCTTGGAGGAAAAGGGTACAATGAGCTAAGATGTGAATTTGAGACACGCCAAAAATTACCGAGATTAAAGATAGAGAGTTCTCCTATGTTGCATCAACTTTCTGAAATTTATACCCTCACTGTCTTTCATCTATTTCAAGTGGAGTTTGTTTTGTTTGCAACTGCTTACATAAAAAATGAAACTCAACCATTATTTGAATATGTTGTCGGACGAATTGATAAAGAAGAAGAATGGAGGGTGACATTTAATCCTAGCACAAAGATGATTTCATGTAGTTGTCGAAAATTTGAGATGACTGGATTATTGTGTTGTCATGCTGTGAAAGTATATGATGTGCAGGACGTAAAAAAAACTGTCAGAGCATTATATCTTGAATAGATGGACGGAGAAAAGCTAGTAGTGGTGTGGTACACAATTGTATGGACAATGAAGTCGAAGAAGATCCTAAACGAGAAAGTACAGAACGGTATAGAAAACTTTGTATGATGCTCATAAGACTGGAACCAAAGCCTCTGTCCACCCATCAACTTTCTCTTCTATGCATAATTCGGTATGTGATCTAACCAAGCAAGTCATGGAAATGTGTTTGACTGAAGTGAGCCAAGACAACAATGGTGGTTTCAGGACATCATCGATAGGACCTTCTATGATACAAGCAAAAGGATTCAAGAAAATAAATGGTGTGAAAAAGTCAAGAAGGTTGAAGAGTTGGGTAGAATTTCAAGCAAAACGAAGAAAAACAAATTTGAGAGTCGAGGTAAATTAACTAATGTTAATAcctttttgaaataaaaataatctaGATTTCTTATTTTACAATCATTGTAGGACATCGGAACACAAGATGAATTACATGTATCTTGTTCAGCACCTCCGGTAACTCATGCATGTCTTCAAACAACTGGAAGTCAAGTCAATTTCACTGAATTATTGATGGTATGAACTTTAATGATATCTAGAAATTCTTTAGTGGGTAAAAATCTTAagccaaaaaaatattaattcttatatggtaaaattgattttataatatttattcttatttaatGTAGATATAATTTGATCATCCTCGCCATTCTCTTGAAGCCATGGATTTCAATGGAGATATATCCAATAATGCTCTTGAGTAGTtttttatttaaagaataaCCGATTAACATTGTAGTTGAAATGAAGTCTCAAAACGtatgaattatttatttttgatggAAATGTGGTGTTGAATTTTAGTTTTTGATATTGCATGATGGAAAtgttctaaattttaatttatgcattaacatgttaataattttatattgttaaaaattttgttcattgaaaaataaaattaataatactcatcaaatttgaaaaaaatgatACGGTTTTTACatgtaaaaatttaatatagtaatttttaatgacaaaattattaatttaacataaaataattaaaatgtttatattatttcataTAAAATTGTTGGCTAATATCTGTGAAACAAGGAAAAAAAATGGAAGGAAAACAAAATAGAAAAAGAGACGGAAAaagtagaaaaaaaaagaaaagaattgtaaaaaaaaatgccATTCCTGCCTGACAAAATTGGGCTCGAGTTAAATTTGGTTTGGGACCAAATTAGGAAGACTTTGACATATTGAAATGGATTTATACTTTTTTTTGGTCGAAAATATAGAAATGATACAATTttattatggaaaattattaacttatcaaaacattaaTTCTTATTATGTAATAATTCTtaaatgatatatatttttattgtaaatagcTTAATAAGGtactataaaataattttaaagataaGTAATTTAATAACGTACACCTAAATACATAAAGATGGTCTCACTTCTCCCAGTAAAATCTGTCCAAAGGGCAGGGCATAGCTAGCGGCATAGGAGCCGGCTCGGTATCAGCGGCTTCGTGCCGCAGTGGAGTGATCCAACATGTGGTTCCACTTCAAGAAAGTTCGTCGGAGAGCAAAGATGGAACCAAACACGAAATTAAATCAAATGGTTGGTTTGACATGTGCTCATTCCTAGTGGAAACTGGGACTCGACCATGCATGTTATAGGTAAAACACAAGAAAATTAGAATCTCAATAAGGTCGATCGGTCAGATACAAACAGCAGAGAACATGTTGTCCTTTATTCACCCACATTCGCAAAGGGATTgtcaaacaaaaacaaatgGATCCACAATAGTTTTTCTTCAATTTGGTAGCTGATATTTCGTCTAGAGAAACCAAAGAACAAGGGCCCAAACAGGATACACGAACAGTAGGAGTATCCCGATAGAGTTTGAGACGCCATTGCTCCTTGTGAAGGAATTCCTGAACCCACCGGATGCTCGAATGTGTTCTTGCAGCAAGTAACATCCGATGATGAGGCAGATAACCAGTCCAACCCAGTGTCCCCTGATCTCATCAGCAAATAATCTCGGAGCCACCACGATGATAAGGATCAATGCTGCCGGCAGTTCCAGCCAATCTGCATTCACAAATTGTGTGAGACAGAGGCACACACAAAAAAGAAGTATGAATCACTGGTACTGGTCTTGCACGTATTATAGGTTAGAACCTGGAAAACGTCTAGGAAAGAAGAGGCGTAGGGTGACAGCAATAAAAGCAATCCATTTTCCAACTTCTCCCctgtattttttttatccatGTGCATGTCATTTGGAAAAGCAAGTTATTGGTAAAAATGTGTTTCTTGTGGAAGGGTTGATTTCAATTACCTTAGCAAGTGGAACAACCAATTCGGAAGACTGAAGAAAATGTAAGGGATTAGAAGGGATGTAAGGATGTTGGTCTTCCAGTTTGTTCGATCCAAGATCAACAAGTAACTGCAGATACAAAAACATTCTCAAATACGAATCCGAAGCAAGATCAACCACGTCGCGAATCAATCCGTTGTTAGAATTTCACAAGCACATCCATTTGCCCATATTAATAATCTGAGCAACAAATAGAGTAAAAAACTTACACGGCAGCACAGAAAGCAACCCATTTGAGGAACGAAGTCCCGAACCCAAGGCCACCACCCAGAAACGCGTGATTCGCCAGCTGCTGCAAAGAATTCCCGAGCTCCCTCAGGTCAGAGCTGATCAGCGCATTCTCCGCCTCGTAATCGGTCTTCATTGCCAGGTAACTCATCTTCCCACCCACCATTTTTAGTGTGAACTCCGCAGCTGGGAGATTGCTGCTATATAACAACAATCAGTCAACGTGGATAAACTTTACTTTGTATGGATTTTTGGGAAAAGATGATGCTACCCGAGGGAAGGATGGGATTTCGTGCAATACGACGCCGTCTCGGGGTTCGTGACAGAGTCAACGTGTGGAAAACGACAAGGTCTTCGAGGAACTTCGCCATGTGTCCTGCATTAATTTGGGGACAGATTTTATGTTCTGTGCAGTAGCTCGTTGATACGTGTTCTGTAGCAGTATCTGTACACGAAAGTATCCAATGGCAAAAAATCGGATAAATAGTTAAATCGCAGTTTCCGTCCA
Protein-coding sequences here:
- the LOC142518081 gene encoding cold-regulated 413 plasma membrane protein 2-like; translation: MVGGKMSYLAMKTDYEAENALISSDLRELGNSLQQLANHAFLGGGLGFGTSFLKWVAFCAAVYLLILDRTNWKTNILTSLLIPYIFFSLPNWLFHLLRGEVGKWIAFIAVTLRLFFPRRFPDWLELPAALILIIVVAPRLFADEIRGHWVGLVICLIIGCYLLQEHIRASGGFRNSFTRSNGVSNSIGILLLFVYPVWALVLWFL